Proteins encoded within one genomic window of Ammospiza caudacuta isolate bAmmCau1 chromosome 35, bAmmCau1.pri, whole genome shotgun sequence:
- the LOC131570477 gene encoding uncharacterized protein LOC131570477 translates to MEGPPPRFRCPPEFEAVSGGVPMGGPQAELWLIRAPMDFCPQSLEGCPVPLNGLERLRPGDNDNDNDDSATTGATYVLRGGPAAAGWHCPLLLSPMSPGGVPGLRPRPEGDPEHHPQLRDTEGGTWGHRGDSDTLGGDSDTLGDSATLGGDSDTLGGDSDTLGDSDRGAGTPRGDEEEEEEEEGEEGRAGVTPAWHLRCHLCHLCHR, encoded by the exons ATGGAGG ggccgcCCCCCCGGTTCCGGTGTCCCCCCGAGTTCGAGGCCGTGTCCGGGGGGGTCCCCATGGGGGgtccccaggctgagctgtggctgaTCCGGGCCCCGATGGACTTCTGTCCCcagag CCTCGAGGGCTGCCCGGTGCCCCTGAACGGCCTCGAGCGGCTCCGCCCCGGTGACAACGACAACGACAACGACGACAGTGCCACCACCGGCGCCACCTACGTGCTGCGGGGCGGCCCGGCCGCggcagggtggcactgtcccctgctgctgtccccaatgtccccagggggggtccctgggctgCGCCCCCGCCCTGAAGGGGACCCTGAGCATCACCCGCAGCTTCGGGACACCGagggtggcacttggggacaccgcggggacaGCGACACCCTCGGAGGGGACAGCGACACCCTCGGGGACAGCGCCACCCTCGGAGGGGACAGCGACACCCTCGGAGGGGACAGCGACACCCTCGGGGACAGCGACAGAGGGGCCGGGACCCCCCGAGGGGAcgaagaggaggaagaggaggaagaaggagaagagggaagggcaggagtgACCCCGGCGTGGCACCTGCGGTGTCACCTTTGTCACTTGTGTCACcgataa
- the LOC131570476 gene encoding proline-rich protein 2-like has translation MVMGVACAGQPRRHLKVQRPPERPRPGGRGGGTGTVRGGSGGSSPPRFRDPFPVFGVPPPVFGIRSRSRPHPRCPGARARLPPRLPRVTQRSGIGRSGRGDAPAAPGPPPVPTRYPPGPSGNAQVPTGTLRYRPGPTGTPPVPTGTPPVTPRDSPGPSGTHQDPSGNSQVPTGTLPDPSRSHRDPSDPSGNSPVPTGTLPDPSRSHRDPSGTNRDPSRTHRDPSGTLQDPSVTPRDPPRPLRYLPGTPRDPPVNDEGVSEHHDDRVALGKFWRIWEGSAMVLKVLRWF, from the exons ATGGTCATGGGCGTGGCCTGTgccgggcagccccggcggcATTTAAAGGTACAGCGACCCCCGGAACGACCCCGGcccggggggcgcggggggggcACCGGGACGGTccgggggggctcggggg GTTCCTCCCCCCCCCGTTTTCGGGACCCGTTCCCCGTTTTCGGGGTTCCTCCCCCCGTTTTCGGGATCCGTTCCCGGTCCCGCCCCCACCCCCGGTGCCCCGGGGCGCGGGCGCGGCTCCCCCCGCGCCTCCCCCGCGTGACCCAGCGCTCTGGAATTgggcggagcggccgcggggACGCGCCGgcagcaccgggaccccccccggTACCGACCAGGTACCCACCGGGACCCTCCGGTAACGCCCAGGTACCCACCGGGACCCTCCGGTACCGACCAGGACCAACCGGGACCCCTCCG GTACCGACCGGGACTCCTCCGGTAACGCCCAGGGACTCACCAGGACCCTCCGGTACTCACCAGGACCCCTCCGGTAACTCCCAGGTACCCACCGGGACCCTCCCAGACCCCTCCCGTTCCCACCGGGACCCCTCCG ACCCCTCCGGTAACTCCCCGGTACCCACCGGGACCCTCCCAGACCCCTCCCGTTCCCACCGGGACCCCTCCGGTACCAACCGGGACCCCTCCCGTACTCACCGGGACCCCTCCGGTACCCTCCAAGACCCCTCCGTTACTCCTCGGGACCCTCCGAGACCCCTCCGGTACCTCCCCGGtaccccccgggacccccccgtCAA TGATGAGGGGGTTTCGGAGCACCACGATGACCGAGTCGCTCTGGGAAAGTTCTGGAGGATCTGGGAAGGTTCTGCAATGGTTCTGAAGGTTCTGCGATGGTTCTGA
- the ERCC1 gene encoding DNA excision repair protein ERCC-1 translates to MDPEPEPDPNPGAATDPAAAPAAAAAPAAAAAAGGKRRRFTVRQEGPGESPVPSLFRASSAPPPVPVPVPIPPGPGSYAEFVVRGSGATEKEREQNREHNREQNRERDQNRERDQNRERDQNREQSREQNREQNQNRDRDPGPTGAAPSGALPGPPGPLPTPGEQNRDREQNREQNRGRAEPREVPAVPAIKPGTKSSSIIVSPRQRGNPVLRFIRNVPWEFGDVGPDFVLGTSSCALFLSLRYHHLHPGYIHERLRALGRSFGLQVLLLQVDVRDPQQSLKDLAKVCLLTDCTLLLAWSPEEAGRYLETFKSYEQKPPDLLKERVEHDFLSRVTDCLTSVRSVNRTDALSLLGTFGSLAAMAGASREDLSLCPGVGPQKAKRLFDVLHEPFVKAPP, encoded by the exons ATGGACCCGGAGCCGGAGCCAGACCCGAATCCCGGAGCCGCCACCGACCCGGCAGCGGcaccggcagcggcagcggcaccggcagcggcagcggcagcgggggGGAAGCGGCGGCGGTTCACGGTTCGGCAGGAGGGCCCCGGAGAATCCCCG GTCCCGTCGCTGTTCAGAGCCTCCTCCGCGCCTCCCCCGGTGCCGGTTCCGGTTCCGATCCCGCCCGGTCCCGGTTCTTACGCTGAGTTCGTGGTGAGGGGCTCGGGGGCAACCGAGAAGGAGCGGGAGCAGAACCGGGAGCACAACCGGGAGCAGAACCGGGAGCGGGATCAGAACCGGGAGCGGGATCAGAACCGGGAGCGGGATCAGAACCGGGAGCAGAGCCGGGAACAGAACCGGGAGCAGAACCAGAACCGGGACCGGGATCCCGGACCCACCGGAGCCGCCCCCTCGGGAGCCCTCCCGGGACCTCCGGGACCCCTCCCGACCCCCGGGGAGCAGAACCGGGACCGGGAGCAGAACCGGGAGCAGAAccggggccgggctgagccGCGGGAGGTTCCGGCCGTGCCCGCGATCAAGCCGGgcaccaagagcagcagcatcatcGTCAGCCCGCGGCAG CGCGGCAATCCCGTGCTCCGCTTCATCCGAAACGTCCCCTGGGAGTTCGGGGACGTCGGCCCCGACTTCGTCCTGGGCACCTCCAGCTGCGCCCTCTTCCTCAG cctgcGCTATCACCACCTGCACCCCGGGTACATCCACGAGCGGCTGCGGGCGCTGGGGCGGAGCTTCGgcctccaggtgctgctgctgcaggtggacGTG cgtGACCCCCAGCAGTCGCTCAAGGACCTGGCCAAGGTTTGTCTGCTCACGGACTGcaccctgctgctggcctggAG cccggaGGAGGCCGGCCGCTACCTGGAGACCTTCAAGTCCTACGAGCAGAAGCCGCCGGATCTGCTGAAGGAGCGCGTGGAGCACGACTTCCTGTCCCGG GTGACCGACTGCCTGACCAGCGTCAGGTCCGTCAACAGGACGGACGCGCTGAGCCTGCTGGGGACCTTCGGG TCGCTGGCGGCCATGGCGGGGGCGTCGCGGGAGgatctgtccctgtgtcctggcgTGGGGCCACAGAAG GCCAAGCGTTTGTTCGATGTCCTGCACGAGCCGTTTGTCAAGGCGCCGCCATGA
- the CLPTM1 gene encoding putative lipid scramblase CLPTM1 isoform X2, translating into MDLYVYISEHEHFTDFNVSSALFWEKRDLVYGDWTSGDNADGCYEHYGEVDISQSVQRNGSIYVHVYFTKSGFHPDPRQKSLYRRLATVHTSRMINKYKRRRFQKTKNLLTGETEADPEMIKRAEDFGPVEVISHWHPNLTINMVDDHTPWVKGSVPPPLDQYVKFDALSGDYFPILYFNDYWNLQRDYFPINESVRRLPFRLSFCPLSLWRWQLYAAQSARSPWNFLGEDLYEQSDEEQDSVKVALLETNPYLLALTIVVSIVHSVFEFLAFKNDIQFWNSRQSLEGLSVRSVFFGVFQSLVVLLYILDNETNVVVQLSVLVGLLIDLWKITKVMDVRLDREQRVAGLLPRPRFTDKSTYVESSTKVYDDMAFRYLSWILFPLLGCYAVYSLLYLEHKGWYSWVLSMLYGFLLTFGFITMTPQLFINYKLQSVAHLPWRMLTYKALNTFIDDLFAFVIKMPMMYRIGCLRDDVVFFIYLYQRWIYRVDPTRVNEFGGTGEAPPAPQSPPEGKKND; encoded by the exons ATG GACCTGTACGTTTACATCTCGGAGCACGAGCACTTCACGGATTTCAACGTCAGCTCGGCGCTGTTCTGGGAGAAGCGGGACCTGGTCTACGGCGACTGGACCAGCGGCGACAACGCCGACGGCTGCTACGAGCACTACGGCGAGGTGGACATCTCCCAG AGCGTGCAGAGGAACGGCTCCATCTACGTCCACGTTTATTTCACCAAGAGCGGCTTCCACCCCGACCCCCGGCAGAAGAGCCTCTACCGGCGCCTGGCCACCGTGCACACCTCCAGGA tGATTAACAAATACAAGCGGAGGCGATTccagaaaaccaaaaatctcCTGACGGGAGAGACCGAGGCCGACCCCGAGATGATCAAG AGAGCCGAGGATTTCGGGCCGGTCGAGGTCATTTCCCACTGGCACCCCAACCTGACCATCAACATGGTGGATGACCACACGCCCTGGGTCAAGGGCAGCGTGCCCCCGCCCCTGGACCAGT ACGTGAAGTTCGACGCGCTGAGCGGGGATTATTTCCCCATCCTGTACTTCAACGACTACTGGAACCTGCAGCGCGATTACTTCCCCATCAACGAGTCCGTGCGGCGGCTGCCGTTCCGTCTGTCCTTCTGCCCGCTGTCGCTGTGGCGCTGGCAGCTCTACGCCGCCCAGAGCGCGCGCTCGCCCTGGAACTTCCTGGGCGAGGACCTGTACGAGCAGAGCGACGAGGAGCAGGACTCCGTCAAG gtggctctgctggagacCAACCCGTACCTGCTGGCCCTGACCATCGTGGTGTCCATCGTGCACAGCGTCTTCGAGTTCCTGGCCTTCAAAAACG ACATCCAGTTCTGGAACAGCCGGCAGTCCCTCGAGGGGCTCTCGGTGCGCTCCGTGTTCTTCGGGGTGTTCCAGTCGCTCGTGGTGCTGCTCTACATCCTGGACAACGAGACCAACGTGGTGGTGCAGCTCAGCGTGCTGGTGGGGCTGCTCATCGACCTCTGGAAGATCACCAAGGTCATGGACGTCAGG CTGGACCGGGAGCAGCGAGTGGCCGGGCTGCTGCCCCGGCCGCGCTTCACCGACAAATCCACCTACGTGGAGAGCTCCACCAAGGTGTACGACGAC ATGGCGTTCCGGTACCTGTCGTGGATCCTGTTCCCGCTGCTGGGCTGCTACGCCGTGTACAGCCTGCTGTACCTGGAGCACAAGGGCTGGTACTCCTGGGTGCTCAGCATGCTCTACGGCTTCCTGCTCACCTTCG GGTTCATCACGATGACGCCGCAGCTGTTCATCAATTACAAGCTGCAGTCGGTGGCGCACCTGCCCTGGCGCATGCTCACCTACAAGGCCCTCAACACCTTCATCGACGACCTGTTCGCCTTCGTCATCAAGATGCCCATGATGTACAGGATAGGCTGCCTGAGGGACG ACGTGGTGTTCTTCATCTACCTGTACCAGCGCTGGATTTACCGCGTGGACCCCACGCGCGTCAACGAGTTCGGGGGCACCGGCGaggcccccccggccccccagagcccccccgaGGGCAAAAAGAACGACTGA
- the SNRPD2 gene encoding small nuclear ribonucleoprotein Sm D2 gives MSLLNKPKSEMTPEELQKREEEEFNTGPLSVLTQSVKNNTQVLINCRNNKKLLGRVKAFDRHCNMVLENVKEMWTEVPKSGKGKKKSKPVNKDRYISKMFLRGDSVIVVLRNPLIAGK, from the exons gagccTGCTGAACAAGCCCAAGAGCGAGATGACACCCGAGGAGCTGCAGAAGCGCGAGGAGGAGGAGTTCAACACGGGCCCGCTGTCGGTGCTGACGCAGAGCGTCAAGAACAACACGCAGGTGCTCATCAACTGCCGCAACAACAAGAAGCTGCTGGGCCGCGTCAAGGCCTTCGACAG GCACTGTAACATGGTTCTGGAGAACGTCAAGGAGATGTGGACGGAGGTGCCCAAGAGCGGCAAGGGCAAGAAGAAATCCAAGCCCGTCAACAAGGACCGCTACATCTCCAAGATGTTCCTGCGCGGGGACTCGGTCATCGTGGTGCTCCGGAACCCCCTCATCGCCGGGAAATAG
- the CLPTM1 gene encoding putative lipid scramblase CLPTM1 isoform X1 produces the protein MAAPGTEAAAGPGPGPGQVPSSNGAAGTGSGAGAESPQGQQPQQQPAPNAWQVVKGVLFRIFIIWAISSWFRRAPAAPESSGSGGSARSPSRNLFPKDTLMDLYVYISEHEHFTDFNVSSALFWEKRDLVYGDWTSGDNADGCYEHYGEVDISQSVQRNGSIYVHVYFTKSGFHPDPRQKSLYRRLATVHTSRMINKYKRRRFQKTKNLLTGETEADPEMIKRAEDFGPVEVISHWHPNLTINMVDDHTPWVKGSVPPPLDQYVKFDALSGDYFPILYFNDYWNLQRDYFPINESVRRLPFRLSFCPLSLWRWQLYAAQSARSPWNFLGEDLYEQSDEEQDSVKVALLETNPYLLALTIVVSIVHSVFEFLAFKNDIQFWNSRQSLEGLSVRSVFFGVFQSLVVLLYILDNETNVVVQLSVLVGLLIDLWKITKVMDVRLDREQRVAGLLPRPRFTDKSTYVESSTKVYDDMAFRYLSWILFPLLGCYAVYSLLYLEHKGWYSWVLSMLYGFLLTFGFITMTPQLFINYKLQSVAHLPWRMLTYKALNTFIDDLFAFVIKMPMMYRIGCLRDDVVFFIYLYQRWIYRVDPTRVNEFGGTGEAPPAPQSPPEGKKND, from the exons ATGGCGGCGCCGGGGacggaggcggcggcgggaccgggcccgggcccggggCAG GTTCCCAGCAGTAACGGCGCTGCCGGTACCGGTAGCGGTGCCGGTGCCGAGAGCCCGCAGGggcagcagccgcagcagcaACCGGCACCCAACGCCTGGCAGGTGGTGAAGGGCGTCCTGTTCAG GATTTTCATCATCTGGGCCATCTCCAGCTGGTTCCGGAGAGCGCCGGCGGCGCCCGagagcagcggcagcggcggcagcgcccgcagccccagcaggaaCCTCTTCCCCAAGGACACCCTGATG GACCTGTACGTTTACATCTCGGAGCACGAGCACTTCACGGATTTCAACGTCAGCTCGGCGCTGTTCTGGGAGAAGCGGGACCTGGTCTACGGCGACTGGACCAGCGGCGACAACGCCGACGGCTGCTACGAGCACTACGGCGAGGTGGACATCTCCCAG AGCGTGCAGAGGAACGGCTCCATCTACGTCCACGTTTATTTCACCAAGAGCGGCTTCCACCCCGACCCCCGGCAGAAGAGCCTCTACCGGCGCCTGGCCACCGTGCACACCTCCAGGA tGATTAACAAATACAAGCGGAGGCGATTccagaaaaccaaaaatctcCTGACGGGAGAGACCGAGGCCGACCCCGAGATGATCAAG AGAGCCGAGGATTTCGGGCCGGTCGAGGTCATTTCCCACTGGCACCCCAACCTGACCATCAACATGGTGGATGACCACACGCCCTGGGTCAAGGGCAGCGTGCCCCCGCCCCTGGACCAGT ACGTGAAGTTCGACGCGCTGAGCGGGGATTATTTCCCCATCCTGTACTTCAACGACTACTGGAACCTGCAGCGCGATTACTTCCCCATCAACGAGTCCGTGCGGCGGCTGCCGTTCCGTCTGTCCTTCTGCCCGCTGTCGCTGTGGCGCTGGCAGCTCTACGCCGCCCAGAGCGCGCGCTCGCCCTGGAACTTCCTGGGCGAGGACCTGTACGAGCAGAGCGACGAGGAGCAGGACTCCGTCAAG gtggctctgctggagacCAACCCGTACCTGCTGGCCCTGACCATCGTGGTGTCCATCGTGCACAGCGTCTTCGAGTTCCTGGCCTTCAAAAACG ACATCCAGTTCTGGAACAGCCGGCAGTCCCTCGAGGGGCTCTCGGTGCGCTCCGTGTTCTTCGGGGTGTTCCAGTCGCTCGTGGTGCTGCTCTACATCCTGGACAACGAGACCAACGTGGTGGTGCAGCTCAGCGTGCTGGTGGGGCTGCTCATCGACCTCTGGAAGATCACCAAGGTCATGGACGTCAGG CTGGACCGGGAGCAGCGAGTGGCCGGGCTGCTGCCCCGGCCGCGCTTCACCGACAAATCCACCTACGTGGAGAGCTCCACCAAGGTGTACGACGAC ATGGCGTTCCGGTACCTGTCGTGGATCCTGTTCCCGCTGCTGGGCTGCTACGCCGTGTACAGCCTGCTGTACCTGGAGCACAAGGGCTGGTACTCCTGGGTGCTCAGCATGCTCTACGGCTTCCTGCTCACCTTCG GGTTCATCACGATGACGCCGCAGCTGTTCATCAATTACAAGCTGCAGTCGGTGGCGCACCTGCCCTGGCGCATGCTCACCTACAAGGCCCTCAACACCTTCATCGACGACCTGTTCGCCTTCGTCATCAAGATGCCCATGATGTACAGGATAGGCTGCCTGAGGGACG ACGTGGTGTTCTTCATCTACCTGTACCAGCGCTGGATTTACCGCGTGGACCCCACGCGCGTCAACGAGTTCGGGGGCACCGGCGaggcccccccggccccccagagcccccccgaGGGCAAAAAGAACGACTGA